Part of the Venturia canescens isolate UGA chromosome 2, ASM1945775v1, whole genome shotgun sequence genome is shown below.
GACATAGCACATAATCAggtaaatataatattttcctGTTGTATCTATCATTTTCAGGGTATAAGTTGAAAATACAAGTTGAAGAGAATTCAGTTTCACACAAAAACTTACGTATTAACTTCTTGATTCATCCTGCTCGTGTTACTGTGCAGAATTATGGGATTAATGTGTTTTTCAAagatatttgtatttttgattGATCTTACcaagaaattttcatattttccgaTTAAGAGTATGgacagtcgactaacctcatttggaatttttgaaataaaaattctttgacacaatttagaccgattgaaaaaaggctctgtcagtctaTGCAGGGCGATGACAAAAatgggctgacagagcctttttttaatcaggAAAactgtcaaagaatttcaattttgaaatttgcagctatctctctcgcactcgcagttgcgatataccaagtgatccatgctcttaaagcgatttgtttttcctttttcacagtcgaaatacaaaatttgatcaaattccaATTTACCAGAAATGTTTCAAAAAAGAGCGTCaatctgttattttttttttcataacgtCACCATGATCAAACTAAAGTTCACTTGTAAAGTAATGAAACAACCGTTGTCTGAACCTTAGTCTCCAATGCGAAAAAACTCCTAAAAATAACCGAAGTATCATTGCAATCCATATACACatgtcgaaagaaaaaatgcattGAAACGCAGATGACGGTTTTTGGAACAACAAATCAGAGCTCTCAGTTTTACCTGGTTTCTTTTTAGCCACCGGTTCAACACGTGGCAGTGACAAATTATCTTCAACAACAGTCGCAATCGCAGCACGTAATGCCTTTCCAAGTTGAACAGCAGCATCCTCATGAGCAGGACAATCAACAGCCAGGGGGGCTGGgtcaacagcagcagcaacagcaacaacaacagcagcagcagcagcaacaacagcagcaacagcaacagcagcaagcTCAACAATCGCAGCAATCGAATTTACCTCATACGAGTCAGGATTCGCATCAGTCTCAATTAATGATGCAACATCCCGTATCGTTGAACCCGTCGTTACTCGGTGTTCAAACACAAGTGACAACAGTACCAACAACGAAGCACAACGGGCCGGGGAGGCCGCCGAAATCGACAACAGGAGGGAGCAGCCAAGGCTCGccaccgaaaaaaatgaagtgtCAGTGTGAGATATGTTTCAAGGAGTTTGGCCACAAGAGTAATTTGTTTATACACATGAGAACGCACAACGGTGAGCGTCCATACAAGTGCACTCAGTGCGACAAGTGTTTTACGCACAGCGGTAATTTGGCGATACACATGAGGACCCACAGCGGAGAAAGGCCCTATGCTTGTCAAATATGCGGCAAGATGTTTTCCCATAGCGGCAATTTGTCAACACATTTGCGCACGCATTCCGGTGTTAAGCCTTACAAGTGTCCCGTATGCGGCAAAGAATTCCGTCATAGTGGTAATCTCTCGATTCACGAGAGAATACATTCCGGTATAAAACCATTTCAGTGCAAAGTATGCGGCAAAGAATTTTATCACAGTGGCAATTTAACGACCCACATGAAAAAGCATCCGATAGGCAAAAATCCCCTtgaacaacaacagcaacaacagcaacaacattGTAATGAAGAAATAATCGATCGTAATGATCCGAGAGTAGATCCGCTCGATGTTACCTCTAATAACCCCGTTAGACTGGCGGTAAATGTCGCTTCATCGGCGAATCGCGGCATTACAGTGAGGAATAACGTTGATCGTGATTCTGTAAAGAGCGAGGGACGCGAGGACAAACGCGGTGATGAATCTTTGCAATTTGCACCACCGACGAGTTAATGCCTCGCTGGCTCGACTCGCAACGAATATGCCTTTAATCCTTATTGGTAAAAACGCCGTTTGCTGAGTCGATCGTCCAACGCGATTCTTCGGGCTCATCAAATATTGCCCGCAAAGCAACAGAGACAGACAtaataagagagagagagagagagaaaaaaagagggagaaatgCGTTAAAAGTATTTCATTCAAAATACATATTCAAATATATTAAAAGTAAGTGAATTTACGTTTGTGCACAAAGTgcacgaatgaataaaaaaaagtcgcgTTTAAAAAGGCGATTTACCCTGGTGAACAATTTCGATAACTGTGTGTTGAAGATAGACGAATCTCTTCCTAAAAAACAGAATGAAAGGGAAATATCtgatcgagaaaaaacttATGTACTTAAGATCTTATTATTGTGCTTCATTATCGCGAGTGATTGCGCGAAATAATCGAGTGTCTGCGAGTTGCTTCTCgacttttcgaattttcaaaatctatTCTTTTGTTcgctcatttttcttcatcccacacgcatttttatttaaatttgattgaaattgAATCAAATTACGTTTTAATTGAATccttcaagaaaaaaaacttgcatGTATTTTATTAACCACTAAATCACGAGCCATTAAAAAGTTTATTGGCTCCTCGGGAAATATAAAGCATTCGATATGATCAGACAAACGTTGAATCGctttaaaatcaaaatgagACATTTTCACAGAGTCGTTTTTCAACACGAtattatttcttcatttcgttttttcaattttatcaatCGTTTGAAATGCGACGAGAGGTTGAATGGCTGTTTTTAGAATAAACAATCTTTTAATGCATTACTTATCAAAAAGTCTAATCGTTGAGTCATTTTTCTACTCAATTGAAAGATCAACATTATAACAAAATCATTGTTTTAACGAGTTTCGAATACTTGTGTTGTGAATCATAATACCGAACACGTATACGAAATTCTAACGTGATAAAAAGATCGataatataaaataacaaacgGGAAAACAAATTAAAGGTTCGATCGGACTCTTGGTTATATCGAATACATgcactttttatttgaatctcAAACCAACGACACAATTACGTCGTTTAGAGAGTTTGTCCCGGACGGTTAAATGACGCAATATTCTCTGAAGATTTGTGTGCGGGTGTGTGTGGGTTTTCCTACGTGGCATGTTTTCACTCCTGTTTCTTCGCAGTCGAAATACGATCCGGATAAAACTCTCGAGAGCTCCTCGGATTCACACTGGTGACAAAAGACTTTAtattgaaaagaagaaaaaaacgaaacaaacaaCAGAAAACGACTTGCACATCGATTCAAAAGAAGCAAAAAGGTGGTTTTAATGATGAACACACCACTAATCCGATTGTTGACCGCTTCTACGTTACAATTATTGCATTTATATTTGTGCAACAActataaaacaaacaaaaacttgATCAGTTGGCCCATAGTTTTTAATCTTTGTATCCCAAGGCAAATATTTTCTCCAGTAAATACTGTGTTACTTTTTAAACGTTTCTTTTACtattcacttttatttttattttttctcaacgttTGTCGACAAATACCAAAGCAAAATTCAATGTTCACGATCATCATGTTGCTGTGTCATCTTAGATGGAGTTAATGTCTCATGATCACcctaatttttgtaaattcctAATCCTCAATCAAAATACTACTTTGTCCTGACTGGTTCTTTGAACAAAACGGCTTCTGTTCAAACCGATTCCATTTGCACCATATCTCCGCGAAAAGTCTAACTTTCCGTTTCGCTGAAATCAACTTTTCCAAggtatgataaaaaaaaaagggtacGCGACATAAAGGGAAAATTGCCCAATTTTAAGTACATTCCACATCTCGCCATGGTtgcttgcaatttttttttttttcaattctcagcAATTCTCGGGAACGAATTGCATAATTTTATATCAATTATTAGAGTGCATCGTGTTCTCGGACAGAGAATCAGATTATTCTGATCTCTCAAAAATCTTCTGCAGAACGtaagaaagaaggaaaaaaaaagaaaaagaaaggaatttGATCGTATTTTGAATGatcaaaaattatttcaaaagtttcttgatgtttttttttgtcaacatATGACATAAGGTTTTTCTCATACaccttcattttttcagatgcaaagatattgaaatttttatggaaTCAAATTATTggtactttttttcccaatggATTTTTTACCTTTAAAATCGTTTTATGGGTTCAATGGAGCCTTACTTTTAATCTATTTGAGGCTACTATTCTTTCAGCAACTGTCGCAGGAAATTGCGAATTTCCTGCGGAACAGTTGTCCAAAGCCGTtggcaatttgttttttcttaaattGGATAGAAAGTGTACGTTCGAACGAACTCGTCCAGATAAAAGCTTTTCGAGTTGGTCACTGTAGCGACATCATGTGCTGGGTGTTGAATAATCATAACACCAGGTAACCTTGAGATCGGAGCGCGCGTATTGCAACCGAATTCCAACTTGCTagttactatttttttattaaaaaaagttcTTAATTTCAAATAAGGTAAAAAATCGTCAAGAATGCGTACAAAAACTGTCATCGATGGCATAAATGTGACTTTCACGAGGTGAATGTTCGAAACTCGGGACAATGGCTATATcggatccatttttttttctcaagcattttttgaacgtttttttttatttgactcGTTTGAATGACTTTTCAAATTACTCAAAAAGATTATGATTACACAGATACTTGAGtcgaatattttgtttatttttgcgataagtgaaatcagtactaatttcaattttcatttttctattatgCAATTGAGAACTATCAATCGtcataaaaattcatcgatcacATTTGCTCTATTATCCCCCATTTTTTAGTTTAAGGGGCCCGCCtaaaaaagtcgatttttgagaatttttgtgttgcttctacgcaacacacGCTTtcaggcccaataaaactgcatcggtcagtaaggtcggggcATTTCTAACTATGcctatttccatcaagcaaggttagattgcaccatagatattcctaaaccaagagataaactgctttataacccatcgaaatatcaatatgaagccggcgtttcatgttgagttggcgttgtatgaaaacgtgctttagttatcgcaaaagaaaagtgagtacacattttttttcgtactccaaacgttatttcttttcaaagagAAGTCAGTATggtgtatttaaggtattaggtgctagattcattcgtatattttctcgattttgctccccaaggacctggtactgcgcgcagcgaacattcaaaaattcatattttccaacaaaaaaactgaaatgtcaCAGTGGactcggaaactagaaagtattttgaggtaaaattatgaagggaatcattttccgtcaacgcgcgaaataggtctcggtctgagagggttaaagaAAACTACCGcataaaatgttttaaaatttgcaggatatatttatgtataaatGATGAATATACAATGAAatgtttaaatgaaaaaatgtaattttgagCGAGTTATTCGCTAGCTCCCGAGTCACAAGGAAAAGCAGTGATGGCGGGCTTTACCATggctgaaataaaaaataataaaatgattaaactagaatgttcaatttaacaaaatggcagaattttgaaaaaaaatgtcgaattttgctcgaaaaatggaagaattttGGCCTgtcgaaattacatttttcatacaaTAGAGAAACTAGAGGATTATatgagcagaaaaaaaatcaaaacgatcGGATTATTTGTTTTCGAGTCACGACcgcagaaaattttgaaaaatgtagtttgaagaaaaaagccttaaagataaaataattgatttcattGTTTGggtaaataaaaatcacaaaCATTCCAGGCCCATACAATTAGCCTTCATCTTTAAAATGCGTCTGCTGGGCTGTTAAAGAAATTCATGCTAGGTGGGCcccttaaggatatattgcacaggcgatacaatgttgccatgctaaaccatgctaaaaacaaaaaaattcaaaatgatcagaattttataaaatttggtgaacatattctttagtgccaaatttgacaatacaaattttttaagatttttcttctgtacagttatcgagtaattgatcactaaagttgacgtgtataagcatagcgtttccatatatataggtatacattccgggcataagaaatctgctttaatgcgtaattacttgataactgaacagaagaaaattttgaaaaaatttgtgttttcgcac
Proteins encoded:
- the LOC122407042 gene encoding zinc finger protein 391-like, which gives rise to MFSPVQIKQEYPGVDDGNQNITNGVPAASDYPIFTNQDVEYMYRQLPQFWGQAQLQTNQIVEDLASKGEPHVRQDIAHNQPPVQHVAVTNYLQQQSQSQHVMPFQVEQQHPHEQDNQQPGGLGQQQQQQQQQQQQQQQQQQQQQQQQAQQSQQSNLPHTSQDSHQSQLMMQHPVSLNPSLLGVQTQVTTVPTTKHNGPGRPPKSTTGGSSQGSPPKKMKCQCEICFKEFGHKSNLFIHMRTHNGERPYKCTQCDKCFTHSGNLAIHMRTHSGERPYACQICGKMFSHSGNLSTHLRTHSGVKPYKCPVCGKEFRHSGNLSIHERIHSGIKPFQCKVCGKEFYHSGNLTTHMKKHPIGKNPLEQQQQQQQQHCNEEIIDRNDPRVDPLDVTSNNPVRLAVNVASSANRGITVRNNVDRDSVKSEGREDKRGDESLQFAPPTS